A DNA window from Trypanosoma brucei brucei TREU927 chromosome 10, whole genome shotgun sequence contains the following coding sequences:
- a CDS encoding guanylate kinase, putative, whose protein sequence is MGAYPNRFGFSVSHTTRAPREGEVHGREYFFSTRESMLTMEKEGKFIELCDVHGNLYGTSIDAVKEVQSTGKVCVIDMDVKGAQKLRASGYLKNVLYLFVTVPSIDVLRARIQKRGALSEEVLQRRIATAEVELHFLGENPTFFSHVITNEELEVSYKKLCEIVGSEFLKYGMEGLNK, encoded by the coding sequence ATGGGCGCTTATCCGAATCGCTTTGGATTTTCCGTATCACACACGACGCGTGCTCCCCGTGAGGGTGAGGTGCACGGCCGTGAGTACTTCTTCTCGACTCGTGAGAGCATGCTCACAAtggagaaagagggaaagttcATTGAACTATGTGATGTTCACGGAAACTTGTATGGCACCAGCATTGATGCGGTTAAGGAGGTTCAAAGTACCGGCAAGGTGTGTGTCATTGACATGGACGTGAAGGGCGCGCAGAAGCTGCGAGCGAGCGGTTACTTGAAGAATgtactttatttgtttgtcacGGTGCCATCAATCGATGTTCTGCGCGCGCGAATTCAAAAGCGGGGTGCATTGAGTGAGGAAGTGCTTCAGCGGCGCATTGCAACCGCTGAGGTGGAGTTGCACTTTTTGGGGGAAAATCCtacctttttttcccacGTCATCACAAATGAGGAGTTGGAGGTATCGTACAAAAAACTGTGCGAAATCGTTGGGAGCGAGTTTCTGAAATATGGTATGGAGGGGTTAAATAAGTGA